In one Bombyx mori chromosome 22, ASM3026992v2 genomic region, the following are encoded:
- the LOC101736820 gene encoding uncharacterized protein LOC101736820 has translation MNLYLLYLIIFYNWIDIMVCQGQTGPDPWHYDNNVVSIEENLPPDIKTLTTQKTVINKRSAGIGEWAFRRTVAILIKGSRTQRKDEGDIEISTHMKFNNERWETLNSYLESDEPFSEETFRRVLGYIEGAIYKPTIVEETIMAWNEYVHTFLIEYKVQITYALITLSIVGVILWSWRHIKQHKWKFILVLLYFYNVIISYKEAEQKEFETFLSAIQKCKWQFWSECEAPKPDLLTFYKHMDPLKIAVRMFSVLISEPMIITCDTVNTILLGITDGLYFPLNKIVHGLLMILIVVVLLLFLFITMYNTLLSAPALLGSGLKRLATTTRRNEPRSSPRRREQQSLDTTETIQPTTIDRLLDVCARALDTAASNNRQRPALQMNAVQSTSQIRRSASTGRLPSLNISKESCSNFSNNDRKNKFSINASGDH, from the exons ATGAATTTGTACCTTCtatatttgataatattttataattggaTTGATATTATGGTATGTCAGGGGCAAACGGGTCCTGACCCTTGGCACTATGATAATAATGTAGTCTCCATAGAAGAAAATCTTCCACCAGATATCAAAACTCTAACAACACAAAAAACTGTTATAAACAAAAGAAGTGCAGGGATCGGAGAATGGGCGTTTAGAAGAACGGTTGCTATCTTGATTAAAGGTAGCCGAACACAG AGAAAAGATGAAGGAGATATTGAAATTTCTACTCATATGAAATTCAACAATGAAAGATGGGAGACTCTAAACAGTTATCTAGAGTCTGATGAACCATTCTCTGAAGAGACTTTTCGTCGTGTTTTAGGATACATTGAAGGAGCTATTTATAAACCTACAATTGTTGAAGAAACCATAATGGCTTGGAATGAATATGTCCACACATTTCTCATAGAGTATAAG GTCCAAATAACTTATGCCTTAATCACATTAAGTATTGTAGGAGTGATTCTTTGGAGCTGGAGACATATTAAACAACATAAATGGAAATTTATATTGGTGCTCCTTTATTTCTACAATGTCATCATTTCCTATAAG GAAGCTGAGCAAAAAGAGTTTGAAACATTTCTATCAGCAATACAAAAATGTAAATGGCAATTTTGGTCAGAGTGCGAAGCACCTAAACCAGATTTGCTAACGTTTTACAAGCACATGGATCCTCTAAAGATTGCTGTCAGGATGTTTTCGGTTTTGATCTCCGAACCAATGATCATCACTTGTGACACAGTTAATACAATCCTTCTTGGCATTACAG ATGGATTATATTTCCCGTTAAATAAAATTGTGCATGgtttattaatgattttaattgttgttgttttgttattgtttctATTCATAACAATGTACAACACCTTGTTGAGCGCTCCGGCGCTTCTGGGTTCTGGATTAAAACGCCTTGCTACGACGACACGGAGAAACGAACCTCGTAGCTCACCGCGTAGAAGAGAGCAACAGAGTTTAGATACAACGGAAACAATACAACCCACCACAATAGACAGACTATTGGATGTGTGTGCACGTGCCTTGGATACTGCAGCTAGTAACAACAGACAAAGACCGGCATTACAAATGAACGCAGTGCAAAGCACTTCTCAGATACGAAGATCTGCCAGTACAGGCCGATTGCCCAGTTTAAATATATCGAAAGAAAGCTGCTCTAATTTTAGTAATAACGAtcggaaaaataaattttctattaATGCCAGTGGCGATCATTAA
- the LOC101736950 gene encoding GTP-binding protein Di-Ras2: MPEQSNDYRVVVFGAGGVGKSSLVLRFVKGTFRESYIPTIEDTYRQVISSNKTICTLQITDTTGSHQFPAMQRLSISKGHAFILVYSVSSRQSLEELKPIWQTIKEIKGVELPNIPVMLAGNKCDESPEIREVSASEGQAQAQAWGVSFMETSAKTNHNVTQLFQELLNMEKNRNVSLQVDGKGKKKKDKVVKETGEASAAGKEKCLVM; encoded by the exons ATGCCGGAACAAAGCAATGATTATCGCGTCGTAGTTTTTGGTGCGGGAGGTGTTGGTAAAAGTTCTCTAGTTCTCCGTTTCGTTAAAGGAACATTTAGAGAGTCTTACATACCAACAATAGAAGACACATATAGACAG GTGATAAGCAGTAACAAAACAATATGCACATTACAAATTACTGATACTACTGGTTCACATCAGTTTCCGGCTATGCAAAGACTGTCTATAAGCAAG GGCCACGCTTTTATATTGGTTTACTCCGTGAGCAGTCGACAGTCACTAGAAGAATTGAAACCAATATGGCAAACAatcaaagaaataaaaggcGTGGAGCTCCCTAACATCCCTGTGATGTTGGCAGGCAACAAATGTGATGAGAGCCCAGAGATTCGAGAAGTATCAGCTTCTGAAGGACAGGCGCAGGCGCAAGCCTGGGGCGTATCCTTCATGGAGACATCTGCTAAAACGAATCACAATGTAACACAACTCTTTCAA GAGCTATTGAACATGGAAAAGAACAGAAACGTGTCTCTTCAAGTTGATGGAAAAGGTAAGAAGAAGAAAGATAAAGTTGTGAAAGAGACAGGAGAAGCTTCTGCTGCCGGCAAAGAGAAATGTCttgttatgtaa
- the LOC101737084 gene encoding probable RNA-directed DNA polymerase from transposon X-element isoform X3, whose protein sequence is MGVPDRLVLIIRDYLSNRSFRYRVEGTRSRPRHVTAGVPQGSALSPLLFSLYINDIPRSPETHLALFADDTAIYYSCRKKALLHRRLQTAATTMGQWFRKWRIDINPTKSTAVLFKRGRPPNTTLSIPLPTRRVNTPAPAIRPITMFDQPIPWAPKVKYLGVTLDSRMTFRPHIKTVRDRAAFILGRLYPMICRRSKMSLRNKVTLYKTCIRPVMTYASVVFAHAARIHLKSFQIIQSRFCRIAVGAPWFVRNVDLHDDLDLESIIIFFPT, encoded by the exons atgggagtgccagacagactcgtgctcatcatacgagactacttgtcgaaccgttcgttccgatatcgagtcgagggaacgcgctcccggccccgtcacgtcacagccggagtcccgcaaggctccgccctctctccgttactatttagtttgtatatcaatgatataccccggtctccggagacccatctggcgctcttcgccgatgacaccgccatctactactcgtgtaggaagaaggcattgcttcatcgacgacttcagaccgcagctaccaccatgggacagtggttccggaagtggcgcatcgacatcaaccccacgaaaagcacagcggtgctcttcaaaaggggtcgccctccgaacaccacgctgagcatccccctcccgacaaggcgcgtcaacacccccgcccccgccattcgcccaatcacgatgttcgaccagcccataccgtgggccccgaaggtcaaatatttaggcgtcaccctcgacagtaggatgacattccgcccccacatcaagacggtacgcgaccgtgccgccttcattctaggacgtctctacccgatgatatgtaggagaagtaaaatgtcccttagaaataaggtgacactctacaaaacttgcatacgccccgtcatgacctatgcaagtgtagtgttcgctcacgcggcccgcatacacttaaaatcatttcaaattattcaatcccgtttttgcaggatagccgtcggagccccgtggttcgtcaggaacgtcgacctccatgacgacctggacttagagtccatca ttatattttttccaacctaa
- the LOC101737084 gene encoding probable RNA-directed DNA polymerase from transposon X-element isoform X1: MGVPDRLVLIIRDYLSNRSFRYRVEGTRSRPRHVTAGVPQGSALSPLLFSLYINDIPRSPETHLALFADDTAIYYSCRKKALLHRRLQTAATTMGQWFRKWRIDINPTKSTAVLFKRGRPPNTTLSIPLPTRRVNTPAPAIRPITMFDQPIPWAPKVKYLGVTLDSRMTFRPHIKTVRDRAAFILGRLYPMICRRSKMSLRNKVTLYKTCIRPVMTYASVVFAHAARIHLKSFQIIQSRFCRIAVGAPWFVRNVDLHDDLDLESISKYLQSASMRHFDKAARHENPLIVAAGNYIPDPADRMESSRRRPKHVISDPPDPLTVLLGTSSTGHRSRRTCRLR, from the coding sequence atgggagtgccagacagactcgtgctcatcatacgagactacttgtcgaaccgttcgttccgatatcgagtcgagggaacgcgctcccggccccgtcacgtcacagccggagtcccgcaaggctccgccctctctccgttactatttagtttgtatatcaatgatataccccggtctccggagacccatctggcgctcttcgccgatgacaccgccatctactactcgtgtaggaagaaggcattgcttcatcgacgacttcagaccgcagctaccaccatgggacagtggttccggaagtggcgcatcgacatcaaccccacgaaaagcacagcggtgctcttcaaaaggggtcgccctccgaacaccacgctgagcatccccctcccgacaaggcgcgtcaacacccccgcccccgccattcgcccaatcacgatgttcgaccagcccataccgtgggccccgaaggtcaaatatttaggcgtcaccctcgacagtaggatgacattccgcccccacatcaagacggtacgcgaccgtgccgccttcattctaggacgtctctacccgatgatatgtaggagaagtaaaatgtcccttagaaataaggtgacactctacaaaacttgcatacgccccgtcatgacctatgcaagtgtagtgttcgctcacgcggcccgcatacacttaaaatcatttcaaattattcaatcccgtttttgcaggatagccgtcggagccccgtggttcgtcaggaacgtcgacctccatgacgacctggacttagagtccatcagtaagtatcttcagtcggcgtccatgcgccacttcgataaagcggcacgacacgagaaccctctcatcgtggccgccggtaactacattcccgatcctgcggacagaatggaaagcagtcgacgtcgcccaaaacacgtcatctcggatcctcccgatccactaacggtgcttttaggtacttcaagcaccggtcaccgttctcgtcgaacctgtcgcttgcgatga
- the LOC101736687 gene encoding integrator complex subunit 12 → MSSIDFDPAIKLCLKYLHSSSVDSTEQLRLTLDDHIRQSYGSAKTLGNMLPKKYLNEEKMESPRSKHKIDKNAVTKTVPVPQQSPQQIQIPERENDDGSVMDGELAFDLLEEDLTCAVCRQIAVQAGNRLVECDGCRALYHQDCHKPVISDNDIAAGWQCATCLAAHGFTTNYSSKTSSSSKSPSRVSGSTTPVKISSSSSSSSSPSKVVTPNMNIISADKRLQIMKKKAAKQHEKKKSSKS, encoded by the exons ATGTCATCAATTGATTTCGATCCAgctataaaattatgtttaaaatactTACATTCAAGTTCTGTAGATTCTACGGAACAATTGCGATTGACTCTCGATGATCACATCAGACAATCATATGGTAGTGCAAAAACTCTTGGTAATATGTTACCGAAGAAATATCTTAACGAAGAGAAGATGGAGTCACCTAGATCCAAACACAAAATAGATAAGAATGCAGTAACTAAGACGGTTCCTGTACCACAACAAAGTCCACAACAAATTCAAATACCTGAGAGAGAAAACGATGATGGTTCAGTTATGGATGGAGAATTGGCTTTTGACTTGTTAGAGGAAGACTTGACTTGTGCTGTCTGTAGACAAATAGCTGTGCAAGCCGGAAATCGCTTAGTGGAGTGTGATGGGTGCCGGGCACTGTACCATCAG GATTGTCATAAGCCTGTGATCAGTGACAATGATATCGCTGCAGGTTGGCAATGTGCAACCTGTCTTGCAGCACATGGATTTACAACTAATTATTCAAGTAAAACTTCATCGAGCTCCAAGTCACCATCAAGAGTGTCTGGTTCCACAACCCCTGTAAAAATTTCATCTAGCAGTTCATCTTCATCATCACCATCGAAAGTTGTTACTCCAAATATGAATATCATTTCTGCAGACAAAAGGTTGCAGATAATGAAGAAGAAAGCTGCAAAACAACATGAAAAGAAGAAAAGCTCTAAGTCGTAA
- the LOC101737084 gene encoding GPN-loop GTPase 2 isoform X2: MSAMTNKRFKPTQTFYGQLVLGPPGAGKTTYCIKMSDMLKTLGRQVIIVNLDPANDTMNYKPDIDIRELIVLEEVMEQIDLGPNGALLYCMEYLESNIDWLLNQLHGDNGTTFLFDLPGQVELYCHHKSLSNIVSKLTNVSNMLLCVVHLIDSHHCSDAGKFIAALMLSLSAMLNIGLPHINLLTKSDLLKKHYEKLNFSLDFYTEVLDLNYLLDCLNCDNFTNKYKKLNSAFISIIEDYSLVTFQLVNMMNEKSLASVKNLVDKANGYVFKTEEGRHINSMLACAMGVGEPANFTVDLE, translated from the coding sequence ATGTCAGCAATGACAAATAAAAGATTCAAACCAACACAAACCTTCTATGGTCAATTAGTCCTTGGTCCTCCTGGAGCTGGGAAAACCACATATTGTATAAAAATGTCTGACATGCTAAAAACATTAGGTAGGCAAGTGATAATTGTTAACCTGGATCCAGCAAATGATACAATGAATTACAAACCTGACATTGACATAAGGGAGTTAATTGTTTTGGAAGAAGTAATGGAACAGATTGACCTTGGACCAAATGGTGCATTATTATACTGCATGGAATACCTGGAAAGTAACATTGACTGGCTCTTAAATCAACTACATGGGGATAATGGAACTACTTTTCTGTTTGACTTACCAGGTCAAGTAGAACTTTATTGTCATCATAAAAGTTTATCCAACATtgtttcaaaattaacaaatgtcAGTAATATGCTGTTGTGTGTAGTGCATTTAATTGATTCCCATCACTGCTCTGATGCTGGTAAATTTATAGCAGCTCTTATGTTATCTTTAAGTGCAATGTTAAATATTGGATTGCCTCATATTAATCTCTTAACTAAAtcagatttattaaaaaaacattatgaaaAGTTAAATTTTAGTTTAGATTTTTATACAGAAGTTTTAGACCTAAACTATCTATTAGACTGTTTAAATTGTgataattttactaataaatacaaaaaactcaACAGTGCCTTTATATCTATAATTGAAGATTACAGTCTAGTAACATTTCAACTTGTAAATATGATGAACGAAAAAAGTTTAGCCAGTGTGAAGAATCTTGTTGACAAAGCAAATGGTTATGTTTTTAAAACAGAAGAAGGTAGGCACATTAATAGTATGTTAGCATGTGCAATGGGTGTTGGAGAGCCAGCTAATTTTACTGTAGATCTTGAATAA